A stretch of DNA from Vibrio gallaecicus:
AAGTGTCGATTTCATTTGTTCACCACCATGGCCGTAAACAAGATGAATATTTTGAGCACCTAAACCATTACAAGTATCGATAACATGCTTCACCATCGGCTTACCTGCAAGCGTATGCAGAACCTTTGGTGTGTTTGAATACATGCGAGTGCCTTTTCCCGCTGCGAGAATTACCGCGCTAAACTTCATTGTAAACCTATCCAACATTATTTTTTATTAAGCCGATATTGTAACCGTTTTTGGAAAAAAAATTAAATCGCAATAACCATTTAACCGATATTGATATGGAAAAGGAACACTTTTGAGAATCCAAAAAGGCAAAAAGGCGACCCTTAGGTCGCCTTTATCTCAGAGTCTATAATCTTATAAAGATTAACGACGCTGTTTTGTCAGTTCGATAACTCGTAACTGAGCAATGGCTTTAGCCAGTTCACCGGCCGCTTGTGCGAAGTCTATGTCGCCATGCTGATTTTGGATATTCTCCACAGCCTTGCGTTTAGCTTCTTCCGCCTTTGCTGCGTCTAGTTCTTCACCACGGATAGCTGTATCAGCCAGTACAGTCGCTGTACCAGGTTGAACTTCTACCATACCACCAGAAACATAAATGATTTCTTCGTGGCCGTGCTGCTTAACAATACGCACCATACCAGGCTTGATAGCGGTCAGCAGTGGAGTGTGACCATGGAAAATACCAAGCTCACCCTCACTACCGGTCACCTGAAACGTTTCAACAAGACCAGAGAAAAGTTGTTTCTCGGCACTTACAACGTCTAGGTGAAAGGTTATTGCTGCCATATCGCCTCCTAGTTAGCCTTATAGCTTCTTAGCATTCTCGATAGCTTCGTCAATTGCACCACAGTACATGAACGCTTGCTCTGGAATGTCATCGTATTCACCAGATAGAAGACCTTGGAAGCCACGTAGAGTCTCTTTAAGAGGTACGTAAACGCCTGGGTCACCTGTAAATACTTCCGCTACGTGGTAAGGCTGAGTTAGGAACTTCTCAATCTTACGAGCACGAGATACAACTTGCTTATCTTCTTCAGATAGCTCGTCCATACCTAGGATAGCAATGATATCTTTCAGCTCTTTATAGCGCTGAAGAGTAGACTGAACGCCACGAGCGATGTCGTAGTGCTCTTGTCCAACTACCAATGGATCCAGTTGACGTGAAGTAGAATCTAGCGGGTCGATCGCTGGGTATAGACCCATAGATGCGATGTTACGGTTAAGTACAACCGTTGCATCCAAGTGAGCGAACGTTGTTGCTGGAGACGGGTCAGTCAAGTCATCCGCAGGTACGTATACCGCCTGTACAGACGTGATAGAACCAGCTTTAGTTGACGTGATACGCTCTTGTAGAACACCCATTTCTTCAGCTAGTGTAGGTTGGTAACCTACCGCAGAAGGCATACGACCTAGAAGTGCTGAGACTTCAGTACCTGCTAGTGTGTAACGGTAGATGTTATCAACAAATAGTAGAACGTCACGACCTTCGTCACGGAAGCGCTCTGCCATTGTTAGACCAGTCAGTGCAACACGTAGACGGTTACCTGGTGGCTCGTTCATCTGACCGTAAACCATCGCTACTTTTGATTCTTCAGGGTTTTCAACGTTTACAACGCCAGCTTCCTGCATCTCAAAGTAGAAATCGTTACCTTCACGAGTACGCTCACCTACACCTGCAAATACAGATAGACCTGAGTGTTGAAGTGCGATGTTGTTGATAAGTTCCATCATGTTAACGGTCTTACCTACACCAGCACCACCGAAT
This window harbors:
- the atpD gene encoding F0F1 ATP synthase subunit beta, which gives rise to MATGKIVQIIGAVVDVEFPQGEVPRVYDALNVNEVKERLVLEVQQQLGGGVVRAIVMGSSDGLRRGLTVENTGAPISVPVGTKTLGRIMNVLGDAIDECGEIGAEEHYAIHREAPSYEEQSNETALLETGVKVIDLICPFAKGGKIGLFGGAGVGKTVNMMELINNIALQHSGLSVFAGVGERTREGNDFYFEMQEAGVVNVENPEESKVAMVYGQMNEPPGNRLRVALTGLTMAERFRDEGRDVLLFVDNIYRYTLAGTEVSALLGRMPSAVGYQPTLAEEMGVLQERITSTKAGSITSVQAVYVPADDLTDPSPATTFAHLDATVVLNRNIASMGLYPAIDPLDSTSRQLDPLVVGQEHYDIARGVQSTLQRYKELKDIIAILGMDELSEEDKQVVSRARKIEKFLTQPYHVAEVFTGDPGVYVPLKETLRGFQGLLSGEYDDIPEQAFMYCGAIDEAIENAKKL
- a CDS encoding F0F1 ATP synthase subunit epsilon, with the protein product MAAITFHLDVVSAEKQLFSGLVETFQVTGSEGELGIFHGHTPLLTAIKPGMVRIVKQHGHEEIIYVSGGMVEVQPGTATVLADTAIRGEELDAAKAEEAKRKAVENIQNQHGDIDFAQAAGELAKAIAQLRVIELTKQRR